From the genome of Microcoleus sp. AS-A8:
GGAACCAAGTCAAGGATATAGTCAATAACCTGACCATTCCCCCAGCACTCACACCGTAAGATTCTTGAAGAAGGCAGAAGGCACGGGAGATCATACGAGGAGGCAGAAGGCTTTCATGTTTTGTTCTCTTATGGGATTCAAACCCCTCCTAAACTCCGAGCCAGTGAACATTGTTCACTCTTGGCTTGATAGCCTTACACAAGGGAGAGTCGTGGGTTCATGTCGAAGGCATTCATAAAAGCATAAGAGCCTTCTGTCCTCTGCCTTTTTTCGTCAAATCATAAAAAATGAAGGGTAAGGTAAAAAATCAAACTTTACTCTTTGCCGTTGGGTATAATTTTTTCACCATACAGAACAATCAGTAAAAGTAATATCACTAAGACTAAGACTAAGAATAGATAAGATGCGTCTGAAAAAGCCTTATTGATGAAGAATTCCTAACCTGAGGAATCTAGGCGTTAATGCCAGCCCGTCAAGGTGTTAAAACAGAATAAAATCTGGAGGAAAAACAATGCAACCGATTCGACAAGGCGACGTAATTTTACTTTCTATAAAACAAACCGATCGCACAGCAGCTTTGGAGCAATTAGGGAAAAGGCTACCTCATCTCACCCTGGCTGAAGGCGAAGTAACCGGACACTCCCACCGCATTAGTGAGGGACAAGCTGAGTTATATGAAAAAGATGGCACCCTCTATCTACGAGTCGTTTCAGAAACAGCGACATTAACTCACGAAGAACATAAAGCTATTCAAATTCCTCAAGGTAGCTGGATGGTGCGGATTCAGCGCGAATATGAGCCTGAGGGATGGAGATATGTCGCCGACTAAAATTGCCCAGCTAACGCCTGAACAAGAAGCTGTCATTCCCTCCATCCTAGAAAAGTGGACACGGGTATTCTGCTCAACAGAACCGAGTGATTACCAAAAGGCGGAAGCGGCTGTAAAAACTGCCTATGCGGCAATGGGCAAACCAGAGCCTGTTATTCGCTTTTTCAGTAGTCCTAATGCCGCTAGGTTGGCGATTTTTGAGCCAAAATATCCTCGACAGACGGCGCAACAACTAGGCGTACCTCTACTGATGCCATTTGCTAGCCAACTTCAGGAACAGATAGGGAAGCAGTTAGAAGAATCACTGTGGCATCAATTGCAAATCCAAGTATCGAGCCAAGCATTGCAGAATCTGTTTCAACTGCGAACGATACTGATGTGGCAATCTCAGGCGCAGTTCTCGAACCAACACTTGGAACTACTGGCGCAGTTGCGAGAGCAATGGGTAAGACAAGAGTGGGAGCAACAGCAGGAGGAACTCCGAAACCAACTCCTTCAAGCACCGGGAGGGCAATTGTTGGTGGAAATGGGGGATTCCCTGTGGCAAAATATTGGGGAATCTGTGTGGCAAAATTTAGCCAATCAACCCTTTGTCAAATGGGGGCAACAGCAGTTACAGCAGAACCCCTTTCTTCAGATGCTCGATGTAGTGGGGTTTGCGTATTATGGTCTGTTACTCCCCAGTTTAGAGGCTTCCTCGATTGCTCTGCTTGATTTTTGTATTTCTGTCTTAAATTGCGATCACGATTTGCCGCAATGGCAGGCTTATCAGTCTCTTCTGTCGGAGTGTGGCTGTGTTTTCCCGTTTGAAAACACTTGCATCATTTGCGATCGCCCGACTAAAGTTTCGTTTGACAATGAACATCGTCTCCATGCCGAAGGTGAACCTGCCATTGAGTTTGCCGATGGCTATCGGTTGTACTACTATCGCGGCGTCAGCTTGCCGGAACAATATTGGGTTCAGCCACACCACTGGCAAGCGCGATGGCTGTTAGAAGAACACAATGCTGAATTGCGTCGGGTACTGATTCAGGGAATTGGCTACTCGCGAATTTGCCAAGAATTGCAAACAACTGAACTCGATTCTTGGCGAGAATATACCTTCTTAAAAATCGATAGCGAAGTTGATGTCGAGCCGATCTATTTATTAAAAATGGCATGTCCTAGCACTGGCTATGTTCACGCGATGCGAGTGCCACCGACAATGCGATCGGCGCGTGAGGCGATTCGTTAGATGAATTGGGGAACCGATCCAGAGGAATTTTCCACAGAAAGCTGAAGTTAGAGCTGATGGCTCAAGTAAATCTTAAATCTGTAGGGTGCGTTACATGGCGTTAACGCACCCTACCTCTTTTTGGCCAAACTGGGGTGAAACCTTGATTTTTCGTTGGTTGCCTTGACTTAAAGGCGTCTAATTTTCCAGGATTACACAAGAGAGATAGTTTAATCATCAGTTTATCTTATTTAAGCAATTAATTATTCCTATCCAATTGAACTTTTATTTACAAAAGTAAAAAGATATGTTTAAAACTATATGTCATGGATTGATGACATTTTGATGAATCGCGAGTTTTTCCATTGGCACGAGCTATTTACCTAAGCCCACCATCTGTTTTTTGTGGTTGTTGCAGAGATTTATGAAAAGCTATTTACCGAAAAAGCGAATTAATTCCAGCAATCTACCTCGTTTGAATTACGAAAGCCTTCAGTTAAGATGGCAAAATTACTGGTTCAAGATATGCGGGACTTGGCGTTCATGTCCTCTAACCTGTCCGATCAATAGACCTCATCACAGACATATCTTTTGGAGTTGGTTCGGTAGTTTCCTGGCCATAGCAGCAACGGCTTACCTAAGCACGAAAACAAATTCTCCCCTGCTTATGGCTCCCTTTGGTGCCACTAGCGTATTAATCTTTGGCGTACCTGACAGTCCTTTAGCCCAACCCCGAAATGTGATCGGTGGTAATCTTGTCGCAGCCTTCGTTAGCCTCATAATTCTGCATCTGTTCGGTGCAGAACCTTGGACGATGGGATTAGCGGTGGCAACAGCGATTGGGCTAATGCAACTAACGCGAACATTACATCCTCCTTCGGGAGCTGTTGCTTTAGTGGTGATGATGACAAAGGCACCTTGGCACTTTCTACTAACCCCTACTCTGGAAGGTTCTATAATTCTGGTTCTATGCGCTGTAGTTTTTAATAATTTAGCCGAAGAAAGAACTTATCCCAAGCATTGGCTATGAAAATTCCTGAGCTATATAAATAAAGCTAGATCAAGAACTCAACTCTTCGATCAGCTTCATTAAGTAACTTTCGTGATTTTTTGAAAGAGATTCATGTCCGACTCAGCTACAGGCTCGTTAAATGAGGGAAAGCTTAGTAAGGAAGGGAGTCAAGTTTTCCGTTTTTCACACTTCTCAAATAGTAGCCCGTCTGGGGTTTATTTTTCAGGTCGAATGTACTCCCCTTTTTGACTTTCCAAATCTTGTAGTCGGAAAAGGTCAGAGACGTTTGGGGTTCACAAACTTCTGGCATGTGGTCACCCAGAATAAAATAAGCTGGCCCCTGTCCCATCACTCGTGCGAGACCTGTTTGATCGACCACCACTGACGTACCCTCATCCACTGCGATCGCCAGCACACTATCAGCTATCCCATCCCTAATTTGACGAGCAATAAAAGTCATAGTACGACCCATGCGATCGCGCTTGACGAAGTGCGTGTCTGCGATCGTCTCTGGCAAATTCCCCCAGTTGAATAAGTTGTAAGTAAAAAGAACATCCTCATAGGGGTCTTCGAGTGCCTCACGAGACTCAACCGTATCCGAACAGGCGTTGTAGACAAACTCACTTTGAATCATCGCCCCTGCACTCGTTCCACCAATTGCCCCTCCCTTGGCATAGACGGATTTAACCGCCGTTTCCACCCCTGTTCTGCGGAAGTTCCGGGTGTATTGGCATTGGTCACCCCCTGCAAAGAAGACCACTTCGGCATTGCGAATCATGTCCGCCACATCGGTACGGTTGGCATCCTCTCGGTTAGGGAGAACCAGGGTTTCTACGGAGTCCACGCCATTCATCGCCGAAATCGCCTCATTGTACCCCGCCCCCCCGGAAGACCGAATCACCACAACATCCACCTTGGTCGAACAGTCAGTACACCCTCGAACTTGGTCGATCATCCATTGCAGTGCTTCATCGACATCAGGGCCACCCCCGCCCAAATCAAAGGCTGGGCCCGTCAAAGGAGGATTGACATCGGCAACATTTCCTTGTATATAGTGCGTGACCTTGGCAGCGGCAGGTAAAACTAAGACTGCCATACTCATAATCAGAGCAACTGCCATGATCAAGGCGATTGCCAGGGTGTTTTTGGGCACTGATGAATTCATACCTCTGAATGAATTGGCCATAGATTATGTACCGTGACATCTCCTACACCAACCTGAGTATAGGTATGGTGTAGGCTTCACAACCAATCCGGCTATCGCTTAGGAGGCGTTGTGCTTTAAGAACCGGATGCCCCTCGGCTCTATTTTTTACGTTAATCGCTGCGTTATGGTCACGGTCTAGTTCACATCCGCATGAACAACAATGCCAACGAACATGCAGCTTCTTTGGCACTTTTTCGCCACAATTGGAGCAATCCTGTGTAGTTTTATGGGCACTTACTGGGACAACCAACAAACCAGCATTTTCGGCTTTGTTTGTTAGTATCGACAGAAAGCTAGACCAACCTGCGTCCAAAACAGATTTAGCCAATCTTGTTCGAGCAAGACCCTTTACGTTCAAATCTTCGTGAGCAACTACATCATATTTTGATAACAGCCAATTAGCTGTCTTAAAATGAAAATCTTTCCGTTTGTCTGCGACTTTCTTGTGTTGTTTTCCTAGTTGCTTGATGGCTTTAAGCCTGCCATTACTTCCCTTTTTTCTACGTGATATCCGTTTTTGGATAACCCGTAGACGCTTCTGAGATTTGCGGTAGTGTTGAGGGATGACAACAGTTTCACCTTCAGAAGTTGTTAAAAATTCTTTCAAACCAACATCAACCCCAGTGATTTTATCTGGGTTGAAGTCTGGCTTGATTTCAGGAACTGTCTCGTCTTCTAAGGAAAGTGTAACGTAATACCCGTCAGCTTTTTTCGTAACAGAAGCTGTTTTGACCTTAAACCCATCACTTATAGGACGATGCAAGATAACTTTAACTTTGCCGAACATAGGCAAGTTGATTAGATTGCCTTGCAAACACCCGTCCTTCATCTGGGGATAAGTAAAGGTGCGGTAACGGTTACGCGCCTTGAAACGTGGCTTGCCGCTACGTTTACCGTTGCTATCTCCTTTAAGAAATCGGTCAAATGTTACCTTGACCCGTTTGACAACATCCTGAAGGACTTGAGAATAAATCTCTGCATACCAAGGATGAGTTTTCTTAAGCTGAGGCAACGTCTTCTTTTGCGAGTAATAGTCTGGATTGTCTCGCAACTTTGGTAGATGACAAACAAGGGGGCAAGCGTTAACAGGAGAACGGTTTTGCTCGTACCAATTAAACCTATCAGCCAGCAAGTAGTTGTACTGGCTACAAAGCATTGACAACCATCTATCAATTTCAGTGACTTGCTGTTTTGTTGGACGTAATCGGTACTGATAAGCTGTTCTCATGG
Proteins encoded in this window:
- a CDS encoding transposase, producing the protein MRTAYQYRLRPTKQQVTEIDRWLSMLCSQYNYLLADRFNWYEQNRSPVNACPLVCHLPKLRDNPDYYSQKKTLPQLKKTHPWYAEIYSQVLQDVVKRVKVTFDRFLKGDSNGKRSGKPRFKARNRYRTFTYPQMKDGCLQGNLINLPMFGKVKVILHRPISDGFKVKTASVTKKADGYYVTLSLEDETVPEIKPDFNPDKITGVDVGLKEFLTTSEGETVVIPQHYRKSQKRLRVIQKRISRRKKGSNGRLKAIKQLGKQHKKVADKRKDFHFKTANWLLSKYDVVAHEDLNVKGLARTRLAKSVLDAGWSSFLSILTNKAENAGLLVVPVSAHKTTQDCSNCGEKVPKKLHVRWHCCSCGCELDRDHNAAINVKNRAEGHPVLKAQRLLSDSRIGCEAYTIPILRLV
- a CDS encoding Type 1 glutamine amidotransferase-like domain-containing protein; translation: MNSSVPKNTLAIALIMAVALIMSMAVLVLPAAAKVTHYIQGNVADVNPPLTGPAFDLGGGGPDVDEALQWMIDQVRGCTDCSTKVDVVVIRSSGGAGYNEAISAMNGVDSVETLVLPNREDANRTDVADMIRNAEVVFFAGGDQCQYTRNFRRTGVETAVKSVYAKGGAIGGTSAGAMIQSEFVYNACSDTVESREALEDPYEDVLFTYNLFNWGNLPETIADTHFVKRDRMGRTMTFIARQIRDGIADSVLAIAVDEGTSVVVDQTGLARVMGQGPAYFILGDHMPEVCEPQTSLTFSDYKIWKVKKGSTFDLKNKPQTGYYLRSVKNGKLDSLPY
- a CDS encoding HPP family protein, whose amino-acid sequence is MAPFGATSVLIFGVPDSPLAQPRNVIGGNLVAAFVSLIILHLFGAEPWTMGLAVATAIGLMQLTRTLHPPSGAVALVVMMTKAPWHFLLTPTLEGSIILVLCAVVFNNLAEERTYPKHWL